The following DNA comes from Megalobrama amblycephala isolate DHTTF-2021 linkage group LG20, ASM1881202v1, whole genome shotgun sequence.
ttactaatcttcgttaacgttagttcatgaaaatacagttgttcattgttcgtTCCAATTATGTGGAACAACACTTCTGTCTAAAAATGTAGTCCTAACCCTcgtcctacccataacttatccctaaaatcagagggaaatgattgGTGAGTAACACAGATGTAGAAGCACtaaaccctggttgtaagcttgtccctcaaatctgatgatccaggaacatgttgtgcttggtgaaatcacgttcacaGTGCATTACGATAATATACAGAGGGAAgtattccattttttttccacTCCTCtactgtcacctgatggagttttgGTTCCTTGCCATTATAATCTTTGGCTTGCTCAGTTTGGGTTTAAAAGACAATTCAGTAATATTatagatttaaaggattagttcacttcagaattaaaatttcctgataatttactcacccccatgtcctCCAAGATGTTTAAGATATCAGTTGAAttgaaattaaggtttttgaggtgcaagatgagcatttgtggttaaaaaaaatatatcttttttttttttttttttagaaaacggCCAATCGTTTGGCTAGATAAGAAcattattcctcggctgggatcatgtagaggcctttgaagctgcactgaaactgcaatttggaccttcaactcaTTGTACCctggtgaagtccactatatggagaaaaatcctggaatgttttcctcaaaaaccttaatttctttttgactgaagaaagacagacataaacatcttggatgacatgggggtaattaaaagtgaactaatccattAACTGCACTGACACAATCAGATGAAAACAAattttgaactgaattgagatTGATGACACTACATTGACACTGttattgagctgaataatgacaaaaaTGCCTTCAGTAGAGCTTCTTATAATAGCTGAATTCAACTTGTTTCATAAATTGACCTTTAGAACATTGACAATTATTGAACTGAAATAAACTAAATTGAGCTGAACAACACCATTAtgttctgtagagctgctttacagctgaaactgagtttcataataaattatacttacactgttattttcctgtttattaatgtGAAGCTACTTTGTAACAATCTGCACTGCATaaagctctctctctcatatataaataaatataaatgtgacTTGATGTTCTGTCAGTGAGCTCATACTTACAACGATAAacttctgtctctctttctgaaGTTTCAGAAACTCCTCCACAGTCAGACTGTCCACCGTCTTCTTCAGCAAGATAAAATCACAGGAGGAAGAATGTGTTTTATGCTCTTTCCTGATAACACAAGAAAACCACAGCACATCAGGAACAAAATGCGCAATAAGGGGGCTGatgacatttattaaattaaataacccTGACTTGAAATCCGGGTCTTATTGCATTACAGAGACAAAGCTTCTCTCAGATCTATAATGCAGTAGTGGAAGGTTTCAAAGACACGGACTCACTCGGGGTCATCCTCAGGTTCCCATCCTTCCAGCTCTTTTAGACAGAAGAAACACTGAGCTATATCTGGACTATTCTCCGACGGGGTGTGAATAAATCCAGCTTTGGCCATCTAGAATACAAAAAAGGCAGAAAAACATTTCCTTTTGTAGCACATACAAAACAAATTTCTGGGCTTGCTGGATCAAAGGGTTCACTCACGTTTTCTGGAGTGCAAATGCAGCCCTCTTCAAACGGCCACCCAACAAATGTTTGAAGTCTGTTCTCATAAAAGTACATTTTGGTCTGGTCGTCACTACCCAGGTCCATTTTCTTGAAATATGGAgagtaatattaaaaataaaaacaatgaggACCGAGATACTCCAGTGGCTTACTTGTTACTATTATCGTTTCTTCCGGTTAACGTTTAAAATTTAGAGCGCGAGTTTTGATTGGCCAAATGGCGTCACTTCCACGCATGCGCAGATTGCGATTATCCTACTTTGTGGTAAATTAAAGCTCTTTGGTGTATTAgccaatatttttttgtttagctCATAAGTGTTACACATTTTTTAGGTACAGGAGAcagttttcatgttttgttttaaagtaaATGTTCACTGTTCACATTATTGAAAGGAATTTAGGATTAGGTTGTTGTATGTAGGCCtaaattttttatgtatttacagTACAGATACTCAAGAGACACACAAAGAACAGTAGCCTACACTGTTGAAAATTGTATAACTGGACATGCTAAACAAGCCATGGAGGACATGTAGGGTCTTTTTACTACTTTGTTAGAATCTAGAATCAGAATTGAACATGAGTTTATGTATCATTATGAATTCATTGCCACATTGTGAAGATGGATTTCAGCTAATGGTGAATTGTGTCTGCAAATAACCCTTATAACATGtcatttttatatcataataaataaataccttttAATCAATGTAGGCAcagctaacagggaatgttctTGAAACTTTATAGCTAacattctggcaaggttctctcattTATGAGCAAACACTGCCCTCGATGCTGATGCCTTGGCAACCAATTAAATTCAGAGCAGAAACAATGCATTTGTTTTACCTAAACCCAGGATACTGTCAATGAGATTCATTCCTTCAGAATTAAGAGACAggattttattgtaataattgtaaAACCTTTGCAGATGGTCTTAAGCACAAAAAAGCAAATAAATCACAATAGggaataaaatgaatttaatccTGGTACATGTCATTTTGGTGAGATGAAGTAATTACTGTGTATCCTCTTCTATCCATGGCTGATTGGCTTCCTTGTCAACAGTAAGCTTAAAGAAACAAGAAGAAGAGTTCATTTGCCCAGCCTAAATATATCTCTATGCCTTGTATGTCCATATAATACAAACACGGCAGTCTGTAACCCCAGAGAATAAAATTAGCTTCACTGGAACCGACAGGCATTGACATGGTAATAAATAACAGCACGAAAGACAAGAAAATAAAgggtttaaaaataataataaagaaaaacaacaattatGTATTTCCATGTGTCAGTTTGCAATTGAACATTGATTTGCCACAATAATAGCATGCTATGCAAGACTTATGCATGATTAATACCTCACACAGTTTTCTTAACAGTGAGCTGATATGATAAAGGTTCttgtcatgtttgttttctgtctctACATGCTCATTTTGTATAGGACTATAAACCAGAAAAGGTAAAGAATACATGCATAATGCTGAATACTGACTCTACAACAAATGCTGATTGATGGGAAACAGATGTCCGAACATTAAACCCCAACTGTAGCAATTTATTTTCTCACATATGTAAATCCAAGAGTTTAACACAGGTGAGTGACAGTTCCTTAAATGTCCACATGGTGTCAGTATTCCCAGAGGGAAGAGCTGTCTGCATTCTCTCCATCTCCTTTCAGGTTGCCTCCTTGGTCTCCACGCAGGTATTTGCCATTTTTGCCCCTCATAGCTATCCGTCCATGCTCTAAGAACTCAAAGCAGAAATCTTCAGGTGTGTCTCCATCAGAGCACACCAAACCACTGTTGGACACATACCAGAATTTTCCACCAGCACCTGTAGGAAAACAATACTGGTCAGCTTCATAAAATAAATGACTTGAACCCTGCTTAATTCTGTGTTCATAAGCACACGGCAAAAAggcaaaaatgatataaaaatagatttaaatattatttacataCTTAAAGCAGTCACCCCCCTTTTTGAGCGTAGATATGAAAATGCATGAACTTAAATGGTTGTATGCTTAAGGttgatctctttttttttttaaaagacagcagattattgcagaaataaaagtgtgaaaaagaTATGGAAGTTTACTGCAAAGCAAATGTCCTgaactaaacattttttattttatacaaaaaacatgttttacaaaATAACTTGGATTCTAATTGCTAGAAAATCAAACCAAGTTgtgttttaaatttaaagttgaAAAGTTTGAAGTTCCAAAAATGAAGGTTCCTGTGATTTTGTTTAGGCGTTATACCAAAAATAGACACTAGGTGACACCCACATtccattgaattttttttttaatgcgttCTCCTGTCAcaaattaaaggcacaatatgtacgatttttacattaaaatatccaaaagccACTagcacagtgttatatattttgttcacttgtgtacttacattatcccaaatgcttccaacaatgtttaaatccaaaGAAATTCGCAATTTTAACCAGTGTAACGTCCCTCCTCATTGCATCGCCTGTCTCCATTCGCGCTTTTACTGCCGTGGAAACCATGGCAACACAGTGAGTCTCATGAAAAGTGCGGCAGTAGTAGTTGTAGCGTCTAGCACGACACTCTGATGTTGTTTTACACAGTCGTTGTGGACCACAGTTATTCGTTATCATTTGTAGGAGGTTCTGACACCAAAGATAACTCCAAGAAACGTACACATACGGGTGAATCAAATGACAAGAACAGTTTTGGACAAGAGGGGAAATAAAATGAGGATCAATATAAGTGTGGCATTTTCTAACACTGTTTAACTGCAGTGTAATTAAATACAGTATGTGTTATATATAAATAGCAAATGCTGtgggttcaaatgtacatttagtatgattgttttgAACACGTAAATCTTTGCTGCCTTTCCCCACCATTTAATTCGAAAAATAAAGTGACATGTATGAGTAGTAATTTAGCATTAAACTTTGTTATTTGCAGCTAATTCaatagaatgaaataaaatcatGTGACGTAACGATTATAAAACTTTATTTCATTACCTCATCCATCAACATGATTAGTGAGTCCAATCAGATTGATTTCCATCAGCAGTGGAGGTGAAGATGACAACTCCCATCATTCCACGCTCCTTCAcagcgtcatcaagctacgcctttgttatcGTTTTGAATACGcaacctctagtggtgaaaattacatactgtgcctttaatacGTTTCTATCACTTCTATCACAAAACTGTGGCCAAGTATGGAACCTTAATTCTCAGACCTTACCAAAGAAATGTGTTTTGTCATGATTAGAAAAAGAGTTTGTACAATGTGAAACATGAGACCGGCCACTAGGGGGAGGGGCCTGCTGAACAGTTTAAAAGTGCAGTTTCAATAGAGTGGTGTAGGGATgaatatttttgtaggccaaaacaaGGAAACAAGTTAGTATTTTAGCACTTCAGTATCCATCGTCCTGaggtcattgtttttttttttttaatgggtttttacTTAAATCTTTTAAATAAGGTCCGTGGTGAACACAAGCTTaagatattttcacattttattctacAATATAAAATACAGAAGTAATACTCTCttgttttaaaaacttttacttgtcttgaaaggtggttgctaacaagcggctaaatgggactacagaggttGCCGGGGACATTAAACGTAACTGAACAGGTAAACTCATCTACTCACTAATCCGCTTTCACAGCCTTGCTGTGTTTATAATCATGAATGTATTGTAATTTTGAAATTATGCTTCataattcataaaagttgtgctcatttgtgaagattatcatgatgaacaGAATGTGTAAGAATCATAAGCTTTTGTTAGTCACGTCACAGACATTACtgtctgcaataatccaaaagccaatggaaaaatactattgggtttttgtcgaGGTAACCAGGGTGATACTAAATATGCCACCTCTGCACCACTCTATGGTAATGCAATGTCCCGCTACTGGAACACTGGCAGTTAACgggttaaaatgttaaatggtGCATTCCTCtttttttgtgatcttaaatatttcataatattgtaTTCTAGTTTTATGGTTATATGAAAAtactgtaacactttacaataaggtttcattagttaactaatgttaacaaaggttaataaatactgtgacaaatgtattgctcatggttagttcatgttaaataatacattaactaatgttaataatgccttattgtacactgtaaaccctaacgctcaaaataattaattggtttgtgTAGggcaaatccaaattaaactaaTTGGTTCAAtcaaatgaacttttatgagtatttagaactttctttttcttttgagttcacgaaACTGTCACATTTTAAGTaatctgaattgtttcattgttttgagttttatgaacttgtttcttttaatttagacaaacttaaatttacctgaaactgggctgggatttctatttcctaACATGCATTGCcctggcacttgaaagggagaataaatgctaaaattaagtgttatataatgtttatatatatatatatatatatatatatatatatatatacagtacagtccaaaagtttggaaccactaagatttttaatgtttttaaaagaagtttcgtctgctcaacaaggctacatttatttaattaaaaatacagtaaaaaacagtaatattgtgaaatattattacaatttaaaataactgttttctatttgaatatatttcacaaagtaatttattcctgtgatggcaaagctgaattttcagcatcattactccagtcttcagtgtcacatgatccttcagaaatcattctaatatgctgatctgctgctcaagaaacatttaatgtgtacaattgtacaaaatatttgtgtacaatatttttttcaggattatttgatgaatagaaagttcaaaagaacagtgtttatctgaaatctaatcttttgtaacattataaatgtctttactgccacttttgattgatttaatgcatccttgctgaataaaagtattaatttcttttatttcttttaaaaaaaataaaaataaaaattcttactgaccccaaacttttgaacggtagtgtaaaatgctacagaagctttgtatttcagataaatgctgttcttttgaactttctattcatcaaggaatcctgaaaaaaaaagtacacaactgttttcaacattgaaaataatcataaatgtttattgagcagcaaatcagcatattagaatgatttctgaaggatcatgtgacactgaagactggagtaacgatgctgaaaattcagctttgcatcacaggaataaattactttgtcaaatatatttaaaaagtacacagttattttaaattgtaataatatttcacaatattactgttttttactgtatttttaattaaataaatgtagccttggtgagcagacgaaacttcttttaaaaatattaaaaatcttagtggttccaaacttttggacccAAACTTTTGcccttaaatattatatatatatatatatatatatatatatatatatatatatatatatatatatatatatatatatatatatatatatatatatatatatatatatatatatatatatatatatatatatatatcatacagtggattaccagtaaaattgataaaaaatttggagccaaaaattattcagacactttgacctgaccatgttttgcttaagtgttatgtgacataattaagattcttctttttctgacacagtttaactcttgagatcttgtcatattttattaccattttattattaccatttttattatttttttaaattttattattttataccatTTTATTACCAACTATAATGAATAAACTAGTAATGAATTacatgttcaaggtgtctgaataaattttggtttaactatatatatatatatatatatatatatatatatatatatatatatatatatatatatatatatatatatatatatatatatagttaagaTTTTGAGTTTAATGTATGAATGAGTACAAAATcgaaatctgccagttctgcttatttaaactttaaatttcttaacttaaaaaaattatgtaactgattacctccattttttttacgttttgccaacttattagggtttacagtgtaaagtgttaccgaaaataCTGTATGCCTTCTTGAAAGTAACCAAGTtccctttaaaatcaatttcagctggttaattaaaatgttttgacattTCTGACACTGATTACAATTAACAGAAGTCATTGCCAAAGGCTCTTTTTGCCCTGAAATCAAtttccaggaaaaaaaaaagctgttaaTTGCTTTCCAGAAAGCTGCTTTAGGATCTATTACAGGaaatacagaataaaaataactGAAAATGCAGCTGGAGTAAAACTCACCTTTAATCTGGTATGCTCCATCATTGAACTGCAGTGTAAATATGTCATAC
Coding sequences within:
- the birc5a gene encoding baculoviral IAP repeat-containing protein 5a is translated as MDLGSDDQTKMYFYENRLQTFVGWPFEEGCICTPENMAKAGFIHTPSENSPDIAQCFFCLKELEGWEPEDDPEKEHKTHSSSCDFILLKKTVDSLTVEEFLKLQKERQKFIVKKSCTQAIDKFQEAVKIKRNQIIQTAMGEE